AGTGCTGATCGAGGCACGCATCGTTGAGGCCTCCGACACCTTCGGCAAGTCGCTGGGCGTGCGGCTCGGCGGCGGCATCTCCGGCGGCACGGTGGGCTCGAACAATGGGCGTCCGGTCTTCGGCAACGTCGGCGCGTTCCCGGTCGTCACGCCGGCCACTGCGACCACGCCGGGCAGTGCGCTGACCACCTTCACCAACTCCAACTTCGTCAACCTGCCCTCCACCGGCGTGCAAGGCAACGGCAACGCGCCGGGCACCTTCGCCATCTCGCTGTTTAATTCCAGCTTCTCGCGCATGCTGAACCTGGAAATCTCGGCCCTCGAAGCCGATGGCAAGGGCAAAGTGGTGTCCAGCCCCCGCGTGGTGACGGCCGACCAGACCAAGGCGCTGATCGAGCAGGGCACGGAACTGCCCTACCAGGTCGCAACCTCCAGCGGCGCCACTTCGATTGCCTTCCGCAAGGCCAACCTCAAGCTCGAGGTCACGCCGCAGATCACGCCCGAGGGCAACATCATCCTGACGCTGGACGTCAACAAGGACACGGTCGGCCAGGCGACGACCGCCGGCTTCGCGATCAACACCAAGCACGTGCAGACCGAAGTGCTGGTCGAGAACGGCGGTACGGTGGTCATCGGTGGTATCTTCGAACTCACCGAAACCAACGATGAATCGCGCGTGCCGGTGCTCGGTGAAGTGCCCTATGTGGGGGCGCTGTTCCGCACACGCAATCGCGTTGCCAACAAGACCGAAATGCTCGTCTTTATCACCCCGAAGATGATTACCGACCGGAACGCCGCGCGCTAAGGCGCGTGGGCGTTCGCAGCACCGCGTGGCGGTCGCACTCGTCGGCTTGCCCGGCGCCGGAAAGTCCGCGGTGGGCCGGCGTCTCGGGCAGCGCCTCCATCTGCCCTTCATCGACAGCGATGAGGTGATCGAGCGCCGCATCGGCTGTTCCATCCGGGATTACTTTGAACGTGAAGGCGAGCAGAGTTTTCGCGACCTCGAGGAGAGCGTGATTGCCGAGCTCGCCACCTCAGCCCGCGGCATTGTCTCCACCGGAGGCGGCTCCGTGCTGCGCGAGGCGAATCGGATCCAGTTGCGCTCCCATTTCCACGTCATATACCTGCGCTCCTCGCCCGAGGACCTGTTCAGGCGCCTGCGGCACGACGTCAAGCGGCCGCTGCTGCAGGTGGCCGATCCGCTGGGTCGGCTGCACGAGCTCTACAGCGCGCGCGACCCGCTCTACCGCGAGGCCGCCCATGACGTGGTGGAAACCGGCCGGCCTTCGGTGGCGATGCTTGTGAACATCATCGTGATGCAGCTGGAGCTCGCTGGGGTGATATCCCCGGGCGCCGGAAGCGATCCGCCGGGCTGAGCCTGGCTGGGCGCCATGCGCCTAAACTCGGAGCCATGCGAGTGTCCGCCTCCCCCGAATGCGTTGAGATCCAGCTCGGCGAGCGCAGTTATCCGATCCTGATCGGCAGCGAGCTGCTCCGCGAGCCTGGAAGCTTCGACGCGGTGCCTGCAGCCGCCGCGGCGCTGATCGTCACGAACACCACGGTGGCGCCGCTCTATGGCGAGCCGCTGCGCAGTGCCTTGGCCGGCCGCTTCCGGGCCGTGCACATGCTGGAGCTGCCTGACGGCGAGACGCACAAGGACTGGCCCACGCTCAACCTGATCTTCGATGCACTGCTGCGCCATGGCTGCGACCGCAAGTCGGTGCTCTTCGCGCTCGGCGGCGGGGTGGTGGGC
Above is a window of Variovorax sp. RA8 DNA encoding:
- a CDS encoding shikimate kinase: MAVALVGLPGAGKSAVGRRLGQRLHLPFIDSDEVIERRIGCSIRDYFEREGEQSFRDLEESVIAELATSARGIVSTGGGSVLREANRIQLRSHFHVIYLRSSPEDLFRRLRHDVKRPLLQVADPLGRLHELYSARDPLYREAAHDVVETGRPSVAMLVNIIVMQLELAGVISPGAGSDPPG